One Micromonospora craniellae genomic region harbors:
- a CDS encoding DUF4132 domain-containing protein yields the protein MTTATIAWCVTRVRDLIADDDLTELASHLYTHARLCRDDPAVRDALRPLSRPNVARLVHAMVVIALADRKHNWTAREMINQVCRRLPTELTPEQLTDLTRYAVRGWRALTPGTVEIVARGVVATGPLPADLLKVMTDRSGESQRLRQLVAELTGPQLDPGDPWAAQISTELAALDPVWHRLVAHASTAVAARPTVGWSTEASRLLAEVDSTEATRVLERWLVAASRTPQSPLAPANADVLRGLLWLVERSAPSPEQVRRVGGLVESMLRRLPGIGPACPKVANAAVGVLGRLDGEAALAQLARLSARVTYKGTRNEIDKALDARAAAMGIGRDEIEELAVPDYALTEVGRHQVILGGCRAELLIGSTGATLAWHNESGRQVKSPPAAVRRDHATELAELKGLAKEVTGMLAAQAARLDRLFLAQRVWTFTAWRQRYLDHPLVGALARRLLWLVDGVPCGWADGALRTLDDTPVTAADCAQVRIWHPIGRPVPEVVGWREWLERHQVVQPFKQAHREVYLLTPAEENTGTYSNRFAGHILRQHQYHALAAIRGWSDRLRLMVDDSYPPTVRELPGWGLRAEYWVEGAGDDYASDATESGSYLRLVTDQVRFYSHTAAQNWSHASGGGYSTGSWVTGRPADALPLDQVPPLVFSEVMRDVDLFVGVSSVGNDPTWSDGGPQGRFRDYWTSYSFGELSATAETRRDLLTRLLPRLAVGQRAHIDGRFLVVQGGLRTYRIHLGSGNILMSPNDEYLCIVPARGAADLAQRHFLPFEGDGMLAVILSKAMLLANDTDITDPTITHQINP from the coding sequence ATGACCACCGCCACCATTGCCTGGTGCGTCACCCGGGTCCGCGACCTGATCGCCGACGACGACCTCACCGAGCTGGCCAGCCACCTCTACACCCACGCCCGGCTCTGCCGCGACGACCCGGCGGTGCGCGACGCGCTGCGTCCCCTGTCCCGCCCAAACGTGGCCCGGCTGGTGCATGCCATGGTCGTCATCGCGCTCGCCGACCGCAAGCACAACTGGACCGCCCGCGAAATGATCAACCAGGTCTGCCGCCGGCTCCCCACCGAGCTGACCCCGGAACAGCTCACGGACCTGACCAGGTACGCCGTCCGGGGCTGGCGTGCGCTCACGCCCGGCACTGTGGAGATCGTCGCCCGGGGCGTGGTCGCGACCGGTCCGCTCCCCGCCGACCTGCTCAAGGTGATGACCGACCGGTCCGGGGAAAGTCAGCGCCTGCGGCAGTTGGTGGCCGAGCTGACCGGCCCGCAGCTCGACCCGGGTGACCCGTGGGCCGCCCAGATCAGCACCGAGCTGGCCGCCCTCGATCCGGTCTGGCATCGGCTGGTGGCCCACGCCAGCACCGCGGTCGCGGCCCGACCCACGGTCGGCTGGTCGACCGAGGCGTCCCGCCTGCTCGCCGAGGTCGATTCGACCGAGGCGACGCGGGTGCTGGAGCGGTGGCTGGTGGCCGCCTCCCGTACCCCGCAGTCGCCGCTCGCCCCGGCCAACGCGGACGTGCTGCGCGGCCTGCTCTGGCTGGTCGAGCGGTCCGCACCCTCTCCCGAGCAGGTACGCCGCGTCGGCGGTCTGGTCGAGTCGATGCTGCGTCGGCTGCCGGGGATCGGGCCGGCCTGCCCGAAGGTGGCCAACGCGGCCGTCGGTGTACTCGGGCGGCTCGACGGCGAGGCGGCGCTGGCGCAGCTCGCCCGACTGTCGGCCCGGGTCACCTACAAGGGCACCCGCAACGAGATCGACAAGGCGCTCGACGCCCGCGCCGCAGCGATGGGCATCGGGCGGGACGAGATCGAGGAGTTGGCCGTTCCGGACTACGCCCTGACCGAGGTGGGTCGGCACCAGGTGATACTCGGCGGCTGCCGGGCCGAGCTGCTGATCGGCTCCACCGGTGCCACGCTGGCCTGGCACAACGAGTCCGGCCGGCAGGTGAAGAGCCCACCGGCAGCGGTACGCCGCGACCACGCCACGGAACTGGCCGAGCTGAAGGGTCTGGCCAAAGAGGTCACCGGGATGCTCGCCGCCCAGGCGGCCCGGCTGGATCGGCTGTTCCTGGCCCAGCGCGTCTGGACCTTCACCGCCTGGCGGCAGCGTTACCTCGACCATCCGCTGGTCGGCGCGCTGGCCCGCCGACTGCTCTGGCTGGTCGACGGGGTGCCCTGCGGCTGGGCCGACGGGGCACTGCGCACTCTGGACGACACCCCGGTCACCGCCGCCGACTGCGCGCAGGTGCGGATCTGGCACCCGATCGGTCGACCGGTGCCGGAGGTGGTGGGCTGGCGGGAGTGGCTGGAACGGCACCAGGTCGTCCAGCCGTTCAAGCAGGCCCATCGCGAGGTGTATCTGCTCACCCCGGCCGAGGAGAACACCGGCACCTACTCCAACCGGTTCGCCGGGCACATCCTGCGCCAACATCAGTATCACGCGCTGGCCGCGATCCGGGGCTGGTCCGACCGGCTGCGGCTGATGGTCGACGACAGCTACCCGCCGACCGTACGCGAACTGCCCGGCTGGGGCCTGCGCGCTGAGTACTGGGTGGAGGGTGCCGGCGACGACTACGCGTCCGACGCCACCGAGAGCGGGTCCTACCTGCGGCTCGTCACCGACCAGGTGCGCTTCTATTCACACACTGCCGCGCAGAACTGGTCGCACGCCTCCGGCGGCGGCTACTCCACGGGTTCCTGGGTGACCGGCCGTCCGGCTGACGCGCTGCCGCTGGACCAGGTTCCGCCGTTGGTGTTCAGCGAGGTCATGCGGGACGTCGACCTGTTCGTCGGAGTGTCCAGCGTCGGCAACGACCCGACCTGGTCGGACGGAGGACCGCAGGGCCGGTTCCGGGACTACTGGACGTCGTACAGCTTCGGGGAGCTGTCCGCGACCGCCGAGACCCGGCGTGACCTGCTGACCCGGCTACTGCCCCGGTTGGCGGTGGGGCAGCGCGCCCACATCGACGGCCGGTTCCTGGTGGTTCAGGGTGGCCTGCGGACGTACCGGATCCACCTCGGCTCGGGAAACATCCTGATGAGCCCGAACGACGAGTATCTCTGCATCGTGCCGGCCCGTGGCGCCGCCGACCTCGCCCAGCGGCACTTCCTGCCGTTCGAGGGGGACGGCATGCTCGCGGTCATCCTCAGCAAGGCGATGCTGCTGGCCAACGACACCGACATAACCGACCCGACGATCACCCACCAGATCAACCCCTGA
- a CDS encoding 4'-phosphopantetheinyl transferase family protein, whose translation MRDLLPPEVAVAVARPQDWSGQLYAEEAAGLGERAVDSRRRDFTAGRVCARRAMAALGLPPVAVPAAEDRAPVWPAGTVGSITHTRGYCAAAVARRSEVRGVGMDAEQHKELSPGVRRLICLPEEEDRYARLPSGVSWPTVAFSAKETVYKLWHPLVGTWLDFHDATVDLDPDFGTFTARIAPARIDAAPVDRPPTRVIGRYVVDSDLVRTAAVLLPQ comes from the coding sequence ATGCGTGACCTGTTGCCCCCCGAGGTGGCGGTGGCGGTGGCCCGGCCGCAGGACTGGTCCGGGCAGCTCTACGCCGAGGAGGCGGCCGGTCTTGGGGAACGCGCCGTGGACAGCCGGCGACGCGACTTCACCGCGGGCCGCGTCTGCGCCCGACGGGCGATGGCCGCGTTGGGCCTGCCCCCGGTCGCGGTGCCCGCCGCCGAGGACCGCGCGCCGGTCTGGCCGGCGGGAACAGTCGGCAGCATCACCCACACCCGGGGCTACTGCGCGGCGGCGGTCGCGCGCCGCAGCGAGGTGCGGGGGGTCGGCATGGACGCCGAGCAGCACAAGGAACTGAGCCCGGGCGTACGCCGGCTGATCTGCCTGCCCGAGGAGGAGGACCGGTACGCCCGCCTGCCGTCCGGCGTCTCCTGGCCGACCGTGGCGTTCAGCGCCAAGGAGACGGTCTACAAGCTGTGGCACCCGCTCGTCGGCACCTGGCTGGACTTCCACGACGCGACGGTGGACCTCGACCCCGACTTCGGGACCTTCACCGCACGGATCGCACCGGCCCGGATCGACGCCGCCCCGGTCGACCGTCCGCCCACCCGGGTCATCGGGCGGTACGTGGTCGACTCGGACCTGGTCCGCACCGCCGCCGTACTCCTGCCGCAGTGA
- a CDS encoding family 43 glycosylhydrolase produces the protein MAQRSVRRVVAMVVAMLMAGTGAVVGSAAPAQAAAVTFTNPLIEQRADPHVYRHTDGYYYLTATVPEYDRIVLRRATTLQGLATATERVIWRKHGSGEMGAHIWAPEIHFIDGKWYVYFAAGRTDDIWAIRPYVLESSAANPLDGPWVERGQLQPARNAFSLDATTFVHNGVRYLAWAEYAGSNSNIYLARAVNPWTYAGTPALIATPTHAWETRGYRVNEGPAVLIRNGRVFMTYSASATDASYAVGLLTASATSNLLNPTSWSKRSTPVLASDSRTGQWGPGHNSFTVAEDGSDVIVYHSRNYERYLGNGYDPLTDPNRRTRIQRVYWNADGTPNFGVPVPDGLSPVRLRAHDLPDRYLRHWDFRARLESNVTALADSQFRIVAGLSNSSAISLESTNYPGYYLRHRDHQLWVERSDGSTLFRQDATFTRRAGLADAAKVSLESVNYPGQYVRHRDGLLYLEAVSDGPGRASATFALD, from the coding sequence ATGGCGCAGCGCAGTGTCCGCAGGGTGGTGGCGATGGTGGTTGCCATGTTGATGGCGGGGACCGGGGCGGTGGTGGGGTCGGCGGCCCCGGCGCAGGCCGCTGCGGTCACGTTCACAAACCCGCTGATCGAGCAGCGTGCCGACCCGCACGTCTACCGGCACACCGACGGGTACTACTACCTCACCGCCACGGTCCCGGAGTACGACCGGATCGTGCTGCGCCGTGCCACCACGCTCCAGGGGCTGGCCACCGCCACCGAGCGGGTGATCTGGCGCAAGCACGGCAGCGGCGAGATGGGAGCGCACATCTGGGCTCCCGAGATCCACTTCATCGACGGCAAGTGGTACGTCTACTTCGCCGCCGGGCGTACCGACGACATCTGGGCCATCCGGCCGTACGTGCTGGAGAGCAGTGCGGCGAACCCGCTGGACGGGCCGTGGGTGGAGCGTGGACAACTGCAACCGGCGCGCAACGCCTTCTCACTCGACGCCACCACCTTCGTCCACAACGGAGTGCGCTACCTGGCCTGGGCCGAGTACGCCGGCAGCAACTCGAACATCTACCTCGCCCGCGCGGTCAACCCGTGGACGTACGCGGGCACCCCGGCCCTGATCGCCACTCCCACGCACGCCTGGGAGACCCGGGGGTACCGCGTGAACGAGGGGCCGGCGGTGCTGATCCGCAACGGGCGGGTGTTCATGACGTACTCGGCCAGCGCCACCGACGCCAGCTACGCGGTCGGGCTGCTCACCGCCTCGGCCACCAGCAACCTGCTCAACCCGACGTCGTGGAGCAAGCGGTCCACCCCGGTGCTGGCCAGCGACAGCCGGACGGGCCAGTGGGGTCCGGGGCACAACTCGTTCACCGTCGCCGAGGACGGCAGCGACGTGATCGTCTACCACTCCCGCAACTACGAGCGGTACCTCGGCAACGGTTACGACCCGCTGACCGATCCGAACCGGCGTACCCGGATCCAGCGCGTCTACTGGAACGCCGACGGTACGCCGAACTTCGGCGTACCGGTGCCGGACGGTCTGAGCCCGGTGCGGCTGCGCGCGCACGACCTGCCGGACCGCTACCTCCGGCACTGGGATTTCCGGGCGCGGCTGGAGTCGAACGTCACCGCCCTGGCCGACTCGCAGTTCCGGATCGTCGCCGGCCTGTCGAACTCGTCGGCGATCTCGTTGGAGTCGACCAACTATCCCGGCTACTACCTGCGGCACCGTGACCACCAGCTCTGGGTCGAGCGCAGCGACGGCTCCACACTGTTCCGGCAGGACGCCACGTTCACCCGCCGGGCCGGGCTCGCCGACGCGGCGAAGGTGTCGCTGGAGTCGGTGAACTACCCCGGCCAGTACGTCCGGCACCGCGACGGGCTGCTCTACCTGGAAGCTGTGTCGGACGGTCCCGGGCGCGCGTCGGCCACCTTCGCCCTGGACTAG
- a CDS encoding peptidase, whose translation MRTRSATVAALMAAGIALAPGTALAAPTPTPSPGATTVTKAGTTFLSATPVAAGQPVRVGASTGEYLYWSFPAAAGETHEITATVALAEDRTGTSTWTVEVFDGLRRRQACTAGAQTPTADVSARTVAIGCTLRRVRPWAEPWSADPLPGTYYVRLSVVDVPEPDLGRPIDVDLLISASGDSGSAPEDGRLEAPLVPPTDAGAVLSTEPTVAPVEEDDHGWNIDLTGWLPEAGSRWIWTTAGGVLAAVAGVVGFALTRRPRRVRV comes from the coding sequence ATGCGTACCCGATCGGCAACCGTGGCCGCGCTGATGGCCGCCGGCATCGCCCTGGCACCGGGTACGGCGCTGGCCGCGCCCACCCCCACTCCCTCGCCCGGCGCCACCACCGTGACCAAGGCCGGCACCACCTTCCTCAGTGCCACCCCGGTGGCGGCGGGCCAGCCGGTCCGGGTCGGCGCCTCCACCGGCGAGTACCTCTACTGGTCGTTCCCGGCGGCGGCGGGCGAGACCCACGAGATCACCGCGACCGTCGCCCTCGCCGAGGACCGCACCGGCACGTCGACCTGGACCGTCGAGGTCTTCGACGGCCTGCGCCGCCGCCAGGCGTGCACGGCCGGCGCGCAGACCCCGACCGCCGATGTCTCTGCGCGTACCGTGGCCATCGGCTGCACGCTGCGGCGCGTACGGCCCTGGGCCGAGCCGTGGTCCGCCGACCCGCTGCCCGGCACCTACTACGTGCGGCTCTCCGTGGTCGACGTGCCCGAGCCCGACCTGGGCCGCCCGATCGACGTGGACCTGCTGATCTCCGCCAGCGGAGACTCCGGCAGCGCCCCGGAGGACGGCAGGCTGGAAGCCCCGCTGGTGCCGCCGACCGACGCCGGCGCCGTGCTGAGCACCGAGCCGACGGTCGCGCCGGTCGAGGAGGACGACCACGGCTGGAACATCGACCTCACCGGTTGGCTCCCCGAGGCCGGCTCCCGCTGGATCTGGACCACCGCCGGCGGCGTGCTCGCCGCGGTGGCCGGCGTGGTCGGTTTCGCCCTCACCCGCCGCCCCAGACGAGTTCGCGTGTGA
- a CDS encoding DUF4352 domain-containing protein yields the protein MSDPQPPSGPHDPYQPPQPPSDPWAPLPPVGSPAGTQPDGTWSAPPADDADSPWAAPQPPPAPPVSGAPQPPASGAPHYPASGAPHYPASGAPQPPISGSPYAPPQAGGGYPQPDPYQAGAAYPQAGAAYPSHDPYQAAGAYQQGGPYASGGAYPQGGYPPGGTGYPPSGHGYPLGAPQPSGGTSKTALIVVAVVAALALLCCGGGVVALINSADRDSGALPTPSATSSSPDPSPSTAPTQAAPPPPPPPPPPTNSPPSGETYNLSIGTTLVVNDNQGTVEITVTRVRTVREGCRSFAPDPQKGRYLIADVTATVTKGTGSINPIYFEWVAADGTTVNGLAGILAGCGDSLGSGNNLPTGTRRTGTVVFDVADTNGVVEYKPLFRSAGSWRP from the coding sequence GTGAGCGACCCCCAGCCCCCATCCGGGCCGCACGACCCCTACCAGCCGCCGCAACCGCCCAGCGATCCGTGGGCACCACTGCCACCGGTCGGGTCGCCGGCGGGTACGCAACCCGACGGCACGTGGTCCGCCCCGCCGGCCGACGATGCCGACAGCCCGTGGGCCGCGCCGCAACCGCCACCCGCCCCGCCGGTCTCCGGCGCGCCCCAGCCGCCGGCCTCCGGCGCCCCTCACTACCCGGCCTCCGGTGCCCCCCACTATCCGGCCTCCGGTGCGCCCCAGCCGCCCATCTCGGGATCGCCGTACGCGCCGCCCCAGGCCGGCGGCGGATACCCGCAGCCCGACCCCTACCAGGCCGGTGCCGCGTACCCGCAGGCCGGTGCCGCGTACCCGTCGCACGACCCCTACCAGGCAGCCGGCGCCTATCAGCAGGGCGGACCGTACGCATCGGGCGGCGCCTACCCGCAGGGCGGCTATCCGCCCGGCGGCACCGGCTACCCGCCGAGCGGGCACGGCTACCCGTTGGGGGCGCCGCAGCCCAGCGGCGGCACGAGCAAGACCGCGCTGATCGTGGTGGCCGTGGTGGCCGCGCTGGCGCTGCTCTGCTGCGGCGGAGGCGTCGTCGCGCTGATCAATAGTGCCGACCGGGACTCCGGCGCGCTGCCCACGCCGTCGGCCACGTCGTCGTCGCCGGATCCGTCGCCGAGCACCGCACCCACCCAGGCGGCACCGCCTCCGCCGCCTCCGCCGCCTCCGCCCACCAACTCGCCGCCCAGCGGCGAGACGTACAACCTGAGCATCGGCACCACCCTCGTGGTGAACGACAACCAGGGCACCGTCGAGATCACCGTGACCCGGGTCCGTACCGTGCGGGAGGGCTGCCGCTCGTTCGCACCCGACCCGCAGAAGGGCCGCTACCTGATCGCCGACGTGACGGCCACCGTGACCAAGGGCACCGGTTCCATCAACCCGATCTACTTCGAGTGGGTGGCCGCCGACGGGACCACGGTCAACGGCCTGGCCGGGATCCTCGCCGGGTGCGGCGACTCCCTCGGTTCCGGCAACAACCTGCCGACCGGTACCAGGCGGACCGGCACCGTCGTCTTCGACGTCGCCGACACCAACGGCGTGGTGGAGTACAAGCCGCTGTTCCGGTCCGCCGGCTCCTGGCGGCCGTAG
- a CDS encoding VOC family protein: MASVKQVQVTFDCADPERVARFWCEVLGYVVPPPPEGFADWAEFDRALPPERQGSAFACVDPTGVGPRLFFQRVPEGKVVKNRLHLDVRAGTGLVGQGRVDVLEAEGARLVALGGVRVRLLSADGFNESCLIMQDVEGNEFCLD; the protein is encoded by the coding sequence ATGGCGTCCGTGAAGCAGGTCCAGGTCACCTTCGACTGCGCGGATCCCGAGCGTGTCGCCCGTTTCTGGTGCGAGGTGTTGGGATACGTCGTGCCGCCGCCACCGGAGGGATTCGCCGACTGGGCCGAGTTCGACCGCGCGCTGCCGCCCGAGCGACAGGGCTCGGCGTTCGCCTGCGTCGACCCCACCGGGGTCGGGCCGAGGCTGTTCTTCCAGCGCGTACCCGAGGGCAAGGTGGTCAAGAACCGGCTGCACCTCGACGTACGGGCTGGCACCGGGCTCGTCGGCCAGGGACGCGTGGACGTGCTCGAAGCCGAGGGCGCACGGCTGGTCGCGCTCGGCGGAGTCCGGGTACGGCTGCTGTCGGCCGACGGCTTCAACGAGTCCTGCCTAATTATGCAGGACGTCGAGGGCAACGAGTTCTGCCTCGACTGA
- the rsmI gene encoding 16S rRNA (cytidine(1402)-2'-O)-methyltransferase produces the protein MKECLLVGEMSETGRLVLLGAPLGNPADASTRLRDVLGTADVVAAEDTRRLSRLARDLDVAIPGRIVSYFEGNEERRTSELVDVLTAGYLVALVTDGGMPSVSDPGYRLVRAALDAGVPVTAAPGPSAVTTALALSGLPCDRFCFEGFLPRAAGARRARLRALATEERTLVLFESPHRITAALTDLADAFGVDRPAALCRELTKTYEEVLRRPLGELARWAAEGDPRGEITLVVAGAPAAPAVRPDDDALRAAVAEREATGQSRRDAIIDVATAFGLRRRDVYAVVHQA, from the coding sequence ATGAAGGAGTGCCTACTCGTGGGTGAAATGTCCGAAACTGGCCGCCTGGTTCTGCTCGGCGCGCCGCTCGGCAACCCCGCCGACGCCTCCACCCGACTCCGAGACGTGCTCGGCACCGCCGACGTGGTCGCCGCCGAGGACACCAGGCGGCTGAGCCGGCTGGCCCGCGACCTGGACGTGGCGATCCCGGGGCGGATCGTCTCCTACTTCGAGGGCAACGAGGAACGCCGTACCTCCGAGCTGGTCGACGTGCTCACCGCCGGGTACCTCGTCGCGCTGGTCACCGACGGCGGCATGCCCAGCGTCTCCGACCCCGGCTACCGGCTGGTCCGCGCCGCACTGGACGCCGGGGTCCCGGTGACCGCCGCCCCCGGCCCCAGTGCCGTCACCACCGCTCTGGCCCTGTCCGGGCTGCCCTGCGACCGGTTCTGCTTCGAGGGCTTCCTGCCGCGTGCCGCCGGCGCCCGCCGGGCGCGGCTGCGGGCGCTGGCGACGGAGGAACGCACCCTGGTCCTGTTCGAGTCCCCGCACCGGATCACCGCCGCGCTGACCGACCTGGCCGACGCGTTCGGTGTCGACCGACCCGCCGCGCTCTGCCGCGAGCTGACCAAGACGTACGAGGAGGTGCTCCGTCGCCCGCTCGGTGAACTCGCCCGCTGGGCCGCCGAGGGTGATCCGCGTGGCGAGATCACGCTCGTGGTGGCCGGAGCGCCGGCCGCACCGGCGGTGCGGCCGGACGACGACGCCCTGCGCGCCGCGGTCGCCGAACGGGAGGCCACCGGCCAGAGCCGCCGCGACGCGATCATCGACGTGGCGACCGCCTTCGGGCTGCGCCGCCGCGACGTCTACGCCGTCGTGCACCAGGCGTAA
- a CDS encoding dolichyl-phosphate-mannose--protein mannosyltransferase has translation MTSASTAQSANADQPGPERPAAPTSGTGSGGLPATIRRRLATVEARVDSRSWLATAVVVAIAAVLRFANLSHPAGKIFDEVYYARDAWGLIDKGVEWNYKDGGPSYVVHPPLGKWLIGLGEWAFGYSDAEHGISVPGALLTTSPEFGWRFSAALFGTLSVLLLVRIGRRMFHSTVLGCAAGLLLAVDGFHLVLSRTALLDLFLLFFVLAAFGALVLDRDATRRRWTRALEAGLDPTAPGRAGRPAGGWRNWPWWRLAAGVLLGCAFAVKWSALFFVPAFALLMFLWDVGARRSAGVPRPWRATLLDGVPWMVLAGLLMAVTYVAAWSGWLRSEEGYYRVAERYPDAGLSDIPVIGALWNLIQYHQAALGFHGQLDDPHKYQSWPWQWLLLGRPVAFHWTTDSPCGAASCAEEILLLGTPLLWWSFLPALVALVWLGLARRDWRAGAILLSVAAGLLPWFWIALDGRTMFSFYTAPALPFLVLAVVYVLGAVASPAGPSGTRPVGDDEATRDRRLVGGVIAGAYVVLVVLCFAYFYPIFVGQPLPYAEWSARMWLNGRWI, from the coding sequence GTGACGAGTGCGTCGACAGCACAGAGCGCGAACGCGGACCAGCCGGGGCCGGAGCGCCCGGCCGCCCCGACCAGTGGTACCGGCAGCGGTGGCCTACCGGCGACGATCCGCCGCCGGCTGGCCACCGTCGAGGCCCGGGTGGACAGCCGTTCGTGGCTGGCCACCGCGGTGGTCGTGGCGATCGCCGCGGTCCTGCGCTTCGCCAACCTCAGCCACCCGGCCGGCAAGATCTTCGACGAGGTCTACTACGCTCGGGACGCCTGGGGTCTGATCGACAAGGGCGTGGAGTGGAACTACAAGGACGGCGGCCCGTCGTACGTGGTCCACCCGCCACTGGGCAAATGGCTGATCGGCCTCGGCGAGTGGGCCTTCGGCTACTCCGACGCCGAACACGGCATCTCGGTGCCCGGCGCCCTGCTCACCACCTCGCCGGAGTTCGGCTGGCGCTTCTCGGCGGCGCTCTTCGGCACGCTGTCGGTGCTGCTGCTGGTGCGGATCGGCCGCCGGATGTTCCACTCCACGGTGCTCGGCTGCGCCGCCGGCCTGCTGCTCGCGGTCGACGGCTTCCATCTGGTGCTGTCCCGGACCGCACTGCTCGACCTCTTCCTGCTCTTCTTCGTACTGGCCGCGTTCGGCGCGCTGGTGCTGGACCGGGACGCCACCCGGCGCCGCTGGACGCGGGCGTTGGAGGCGGGGCTGGACCCGACCGCCCCGGGCCGCGCCGGTCGACCGGCCGGTGGCTGGCGCAACTGGCCCTGGTGGCGGCTGGCCGCCGGGGTGTTGCTCGGTTGCGCCTTCGCGGTGAAGTGGAGCGCCCTGTTCTTCGTACCGGCGTTCGCGCTGTTGATGTTCCTCTGGGACGTCGGTGCCCGCCGCTCGGCGGGGGTGCCCCGGCCGTGGCGGGCCACCCTGCTCGACGGGGTGCCGTGGATGGTGCTCGCCGGCCTGCTGATGGCGGTCACCTACGTGGCGGCCTGGTCGGGTTGGCTCCGCAGTGAGGAGGGCTACTACCGGGTCGCCGAGCGCTACCCGGACGCCGGGCTCAGCGACATCCCGGTGATCGGGGCGCTGTGGAACCTGATCCAGTACCACCAGGCCGCGCTCGGCTTCCACGGCCAACTCGACGACCCGCACAAGTACCAGTCGTGGCCGTGGCAGTGGTTGTTGCTGGGCCGGCCGGTCGCCTTCCACTGGACCACTGACAGCCCGTGCGGCGCGGCGAGCTGCGCCGAGGAGATCCTGCTGCTCGGTACGCCGTTGCTCTGGTGGTCGTTCCTGCCGGCGCTGGTGGCGCTGGTCTGGCTCGGCCTGGCCCGTCGGGACTGGCGGGCCGGTGCGATCCTGCTGAGCGTCGCCGCCGGCCTGCTGCCGTGGTTCTGGATCGCCCTCGACGGGCGGACGATGTTCTCCTTCTACACCGCACCGGCGCTGCCGTTCCTCGTCCTGGCGGTGGTCTACGTGCTCGGCGCGGTCGCGTCGCCGGCCGGGCCGAGCGGTACCCGACCGGTCGGCGACGACGAGGCCACCCGCGACCGCCGACTCGTGGGCGGCGTGATCGCGGGCGCGTACGTGGTGCTCGTCGTCCTCTGCTTCGCGTACTTCTATCCGATCTTCGTCGGCCAGCCGCTGCCGTACGCGGAGTGGTCGGCACGGATGTGGTTGAACGGTCGCTGGATCTGA
- a CDS encoding VWA domain-containing protein — protein MLAGPASARADDDQAEPVAEPPRVQLVLDVSGSMRATDIDGRSRISVAQQAFGEVVDALPDETQLGIRVLGATYKGQDKQQGCRDTQQIVPVGPVDRTKAKAAVATLRPTGFTPVGLALREAAKDLGTGTTARRIVLITDGEDTCAPPDPCQVARELAAQGTTLVVDTLGLAPDEKVRKQLLCIAAATGGTYTAATSADDLTDRLKQLVDRARDTYATTPAKVDGTDVCEGAPLLSPGVYTDRETFSEHRWYRVPVRAGQELRASVSIALDRPINLDHGVLLRATATDGRELVRGVDAGSGRTDVVSAGLRWSANEDGDDERDEDPGPAPTASATPAVTTVCLVVSNMFSPRAGTAKDPGMPVELTVDVVAASPAPDGPDLGRGWVLLLLLTLAGLLTGLVTGLLTRWWVATWREN, from the coding sequence ATGCTGGCCGGCCCCGCGTCGGCCCGGGCCGACGACGACCAGGCAGAACCCGTCGCCGAGCCGCCCCGCGTCCAGCTGGTGCTGGACGTGAGCGGCTCGATGCGGGCCACCGACATCGACGGGCGCAGCCGCATCTCCGTGGCGCAACAGGCGTTCGGCGAGGTGGTGGACGCCCTGCCCGACGAGACCCAGCTCGGCATCCGGGTACTCGGCGCCACCTACAAGGGCCAGGACAAGCAGCAGGGCTGCCGGGACACACAGCAGATCGTGCCGGTCGGCCCGGTGGACCGGACGAAGGCCAAGGCCGCCGTGGCGACCCTGCGTCCGACCGGTTTCACCCCGGTCGGGCTCGCCCTGCGGGAGGCCGCGAAAGATCTGGGCACCGGCACCACCGCCCGGCGGATCGTGCTGATCACCGACGGCGAGGACACCTGCGCCCCACCGGATCCCTGCCAGGTGGCCCGGGAACTGGCCGCCCAGGGCACCACGCTGGTGGTGGACACCCTCGGCCTGGCCCCCGACGAGAAGGTCCGCAAGCAGCTGCTCTGCATCGCCGCCGCCACCGGTGGCACGTACACGGCCGCGACCAGCGCCGACGACCTCACCGACCGGCTCAAGCAACTCGTCGACCGGGCCCGCGACACGTACGCCACCACGCCGGCCAAGGTCGACGGGACCGACGTCTGCGAGGGCGCGCCACTGCTCTCCCCCGGCGTCTACACCGACCGGGAGACCTTCTCCGAGCACCGCTGGTACCGGGTGCCGGTCCGCGCGGGACAGGAACTGCGCGCCTCGGTCAGCATCGCGCTCGACCGGCCGATCAACCTCGACCACGGCGTGCTGCTGCGGGCCACCGCGACCGACGGGCGGGAACTGGTCCGTGGCGTGGACGCCGGCAGTGGACGCACCGACGTCGTCTCGGCCGGCCTGCGCTGGTCGGCCAATGAGGACGGCGACGACGAGCGCGACGAGGACCCCGGCCCCGCGCCGACGGCCAGCGCCACCCCGGCGGTGACCACCGTCTGTCTGGTGGTCAGCAACATGTTCTCGCCCCGGGCGGGCACTGCGAAAGACCCCGGCATGCCGGTCGAACTGACCGTCGACGTGGTAGCCGCGTCCCCCGCCCCGGACGGGCCGGACCTGGGCCGAGGCTGGGTGCTGCTGCTCCTGCTGACCCTGGCCGGTCTGCTCACCGGGCTCGTCACCGGCCTGCTCACCCGCTGGTGGGTCGCCACCTGGAGGGAGAACTGA